The Algihabitans albus genome includes a window with the following:
- a CDS encoding glucosaminidase domain-containing protein, translating into MFTIAEATSGRPRVLCAAIATLLLACSLTFVDAVTGPRLHAAAATSGFESRLDRASTGAGDFTRPQAGAEGGGLSLGIAEVIEPSNVAELKVALERVDFQLTEIRDGAAEVPRLYVATLPPDLSEIGQIETRKQVFLGSVLPLILLANEELRQRRGRLLDLANRIEAGAEISLTDWAWLDALAEHYGLAHGDLAGLTLRVDEIPPSLALAQAIVESGWGTSRFALKGNALFGQRTWSAEALAIVPELNRGVRVKAFIDLMDSVRAYMHNLNSHQAYGELRRERARLAAAGKRPGGGNLVHGLERYAEIDGYVGKLRALMRHNRLAELDDAELKSRPLTAFAAP; encoded by the coding sequence ATGTTCACAATCGCCGAGGCGACCTCTGGTCGCCCCCGAGTGCTGTGCGCGGCCATCGCCACCTTGCTCCTCGCTTGCTCCCTGACCTTCGTCGATGCCGTCACGGGCCCGCGCCTTCACGCGGCCGCAGCAACCAGCGGCTTCGAAAGCCGATTGGATCGCGCCTCGACAGGTGCCGGTGACTTCACGCGACCGCAAGCGGGGGCCGAGGGCGGCGGCTTGTCCCTGGGGATCGCCGAGGTGATCGAGCCGTCGAACGTGGCCGAACTCAAAGTTGCTCTCGAGCGCGTCGACTTCCAGCTCACCGAGATCCGTGACGGCGCCGCCGAGGTTCCACGGCTCTACGTTGCCACCTTACCGCCGGATCTATCCGAGATCGGCCAAATCGAAACCCGCAAACAGGTGTTCCTGGGCAGCGTGCTGCCGCTGATTCTCTTGGCGAACGAAGAACTCAGGCAAAGACGCGGGCGCCTGCTCGATCTCGCAAACCGGATCGAGGCCGGTGCGGAGATTTCACTAACCGACTGGGCCTGGCTGGACGCGCTGGCGGAGCACTACGGCTTGGCCCATGGTGATCTTGCCGGGCTCACGCTGCGAGTCGACGAGATTCCGCCTAGTCTGGCGTTGGCTCAGGCGATCGTCGAATCCGGCTGGGGAACCAGCCGCTTCGCCTTGAAAGGCAACGCGCTTTTCGGTCAGCGCACCTGGTCCGCCGAGGCCTTGGCGATCGTGCCGGAACTGAACCGAGGCGTCCGGGTCAAGGCTTTCATCGACCTGATGGATTCGGTGCGGGCCTACATGCACAACCTCAACAGCCATCAAGCCTATGGCGAACTCAGGCGCGAGCGGGCACGATTGGCGGCTGCTGGGAAAAGGCCTGGCGGGGGGAACCTGGTGCATGGCCTGGAGCGCTACGCGGAAATCGACGGCTATGTCGGCAAGTTGCGGGCGTTGATGCGTCACAACAGGCTAGCTGAATTGGACGATGCCGAACTCAAAAGCCGACCGCTGACCGCCTTCGCAGCTCCCTAG
- a CDS encoding sulfite exporter TauE/SafE family protein translates to MQIYLPIAEISLNVLLLLGLGGLIGFLAGLFGVGGGFLMTPLLIFIGVPPAVAVATQANHVVASSVSGVLAHFKRGNVDVRMGLVLLAGGFLGSTVGVALFSLLRGLGQIDLVISLSYVLLLGIIGILLFLEGGRALVRRRRKVAAPSRKGHAWAAGWPLRMRFPKSRLYISALLPLSLGFGVGVLSAIMGVGGGFILVPLMIYILGMPTTVVIGTSLFQIIFVSANVTFLQATQNQTVDLVLALLLVLGGVVGAQFGGRFSARLPADSLRIMLGLLILTVGGKLLFDLVTPPVDIYSLGVS, encoded by the coding sequence ATGCAGATCTACCTGCCGATTGCCGAAATCTCGCTCAACGTCCTGCTGCTGCTCGGTCTCGGCGGTCTGATCGGCTTCCTGGCAGGTTTGTTCGGGGTTGGCGGTGGTTTTCTGATGACGCCGTTGTTGATCTTCATCGGTGTGCCGCCGGCGGTCGCGGTGGCGACCCAGGCGAATCACGTCGTGGCCTCCTCCGTCTCCGGCGTGTTGGCTCACTTCAAGCGCGGAAACGTCGATGTCCGCATGGGGCTCGTGCTGCTGGCCGGCGGTTTCCTCGGGTCGACCGTGGGCGTGGCACTCTTCTCTCTGCTGCGCGGCCTTGGTCAGATCGACTTGGTGATCAGCCTTTCCTATGTGCTTTTGCTGGGGATCATCGGCATTCTGCTGTTTCTGGAGGGTGGTCGCGCTCTGGTGCGGCGCCGGCGCAAAGTGGCCGCTCCCAGCCGCAAAGGTCACGCCTGGGCCGCCGGCTGGCCGCTGCGCATGCGTTTTCCAAAGTCCCGGCTTTATATATCGGCGCTTTTGCCGCTTTCGCTCGGCTTCGGGGTCGGCGTGCTCTCGGCGATCATGGGTGTCGGGGGCGGTTTCATCCTGGTTCCGCTGATGATCTATATCCTGGGCATGCCCACCACGGTGGTGATCGGCACCAGCCTGTTTCAGATCATCTTCGTTTCGGCCAACGTCACCTTCCTGCAGGCGACTCAGAACCAGACCGTCGATCTGGTGTTGGCGCTGCTGCTCGTGCTCGGTGGCGTGGTGGGCGCCCAGTTCGGCGGCCGCTTCAGCGCGCGTCTGCCGGCGGATTCCCTGCGTATCATGCTGGGACTGCTGATCCTGACCGTTGGCGGCAAGCTGCTTTTCGATCTCGTGACGCCGCCGGTCGACATCTACAGCCTGGGGGTGTCCTGA
- a CDS encoding universal stress protein — translation MTPDETTPSAATPDGDLSSDRPDPGEDPNRGVGRVFLVIVDESPEMDVALRFACRRARHTGGRVALLYVTESSEFENWLTVGELMRDEARHKGEQVLQRLAGKVNEWVGRMPILHLRDGSPRDQLFQLIEDEPDISILVLGAATGKGGPGPLVAALTGKYIGRLRVPVTIVPDSLASEEIDSLS, via the coding sequence ATGACGCCTGACGAGACCACACCGAGCGCGGCAACGCCGGACGGAGATCTGTCCTCCGACCGTCCGGATCCCGGAGAGGATCCGAACCGGGGCGTCGGCCGCGTCTTTCTGGTGATTGTCGACGAGAGTCCGGAGATGGACGTCGCGCTCCGCTTCGCCTGCCGTAGAGCGCGGCATACCGGCGGTCGTGTCGCCCTGCTTTACGTCACGGAATCGAGTGAGTTCGAGAACTGGCTGACCGTCGGCGAGCTGATGCGCGACGAGGCGAGGCACAAGGGCGAACAGGTGCTGCAGCGGCTCGCCGGGAAGGTCAACGAATGGGTCGGCCGCATGCCCATCCTGCATTTGCGCGATGGGAGCCCCCGCGACCAGCTCTTTCAGTTGATCGAGGACGAGCCGGACATCTCGATCCTGGTCCTTGGGGCTGCAACCGGGAAGGGTGGTCCGGGGCCTTTGGTGGCTGCGCTGACGGGAAAGTACATCGGCCGTCTGCGGGTACCTGTCACCATCGTGCCGGATAGCCTCGCTTCGGAAGAAATCGATTCGCTGTCGTAA
- the dnaA gene encoding chromosomal replication initiator protein DnaA, with protein sequence MSYGERRPAGQGEDRKHLDEQWARVRVRLRNEVGENAFSSWLKPLILVGPRGDKIRMAVPSRFMRDWINGNYSQRLAELWAEERNAAVGIEVVVQPPARPTPRESQDTPLRSSPATARATPSNETADTTGHTNSDARTHEANGERRASLVSTGGTDMRDLEISASLDPRFTFDKFIVGKPNELAYAAARRVAEAEAVPFNPLFLYGGVGLGKTHLMHAIAWHLRDHRPEKRVIYLSAEKFMYQFIRALRTKDTVAFKEQFRSVDVLMIDDVQFIGNRDATQEEFFHTFNALVDQNRQVVISADKSPNDLEGVQERMKSRLGWGLVADIHPTTYELRLGILESKAESVGVVIPRRVLEFLAHKITSNVRELEGALNRIVAHATLVGRSVTLETTQEVLTDLLRANDRRVTIEEIQRKVAEHFNIRISDMHSARRARSVARPRQIAMYLAKQLTSRSLPEIGRKFGGRDHTTVMHAVKKVEELKGTDHRFAEDVELLRRMLEG encoded by the coding sequence TTGAGCTACGGCGAGCGCCGACCCGCCGGGCAAGGCGAGGACCGCAAGCATCTGGATGAGCAGTGGGCGCGCGTGCGTGTGCGTCTGCGCAATGAGGTCGGCGAGAACGCCTTTAGCTCCTGGCTTAAGCCGCTGATCCTCGTCGGCCCGCGCGGCGACAAGATTCGCATGGCCGTGCCGTCGCGCTTCATGCGCGATTGGATTAACGGCAACTATAGCCAGCGCCTCGCCGAACTCTGGGCGGAAGAGCGTAATGCGGCGGTCGGCATCGAGGTGGTCGTTCAACCGCCGGCACGGCCGACACCGCGCGAGTCGCAGGACACGCCGCTGCGCTCGTCACCCGCTACCGCACGCGCTACGCCGTCGAACGAAACGGCCGATACGACCGGTCATACCAACTCGGACGCCAGAACTCATGAGGCCAACGGCGAGCGCCGCGCCTCCCTCGTGTCGACGGGTGGAACGGACATGCGAGACTTGGAAATTTCCGCCTCGCTCGATCCGCGTTTCACTTTCGACAAGTTCATTGTCGGCAAGCCGAACGAACTGGCCTATGCCGCCGCTCGGCGGGTGGCCGAGGCCGAGGCGGTTCCCTTCAACCCGCTGTTCCTCTACGGCGGTGTCGGGCTCGGTAAGACTCACCTGATGCATGCCATCGCCTGGCACCTGCGGGACCATCGTCCGGAAAAGCGGGTGATCTACCTGTCGGCCGAAAAGTTCATGTATCAGTTCATCCGTGCGCTGAGGACAAAGGACACGGTCGCGTTCAAGGAACAATTCCGATCGGTCGACGTTCTGATGATCGACGATGTCCAGTTCATCGGGAACCGGGACGCCACGCAGGAAGAGTTCTTCCACACCTTCAACGCGCTGGTCGATCAGAATCGCCAGGTGGTGATCTCAGCCGATAAGAGCCCGAACGATTTGGAAGGCGTGCAGGAGCGCATGAAGTCGCGTCTGGGCTGGGGCCTGGTCGCCGATATCCATCCGACCACCTACGAGTTGCGGTTGGGCATTTTGGAATCGAAAGCCGAAAGCGTCGGCGTCGTCATCCCACGGCGGGTGCTCGAATTCCTCGCTCATAAGATCACCTCCAACGTTCGAGAATTGGAGGGCGCGCTCAACCGCATCGTCGCTCACGCCACGCTGGTCGGACGGTCGGTCACGCTCGAGACGACGCAGGAGGTTTTGACCGATCTACTGCGCGCCAACGATCGTCGCGTCACAATCGAGGAGATTCAGCGCAAGGTCGCCGAACACTTCAACATCCGTATCTCCGATATGCATTCGGCCCGACGCGCACGTTCGGTCGCGCGGCCTCGGCAAATTGCGATGTACCTCGCCAAGCAACTGACCAGCCGTTCGCTTCCGGAGATCGGTCGGAAGTTTGGCGGACGCGACCACACCACAGTCATGCACGCGGTCAAAAAGGTGGAGGAGCTCAAGGGAACCGATCACCGCTTCGCGGAAGACGTCGAGTTGCTTCGCCGCATGCTGGAAGGCTGA
- the rpsT gene encoding 30S ribosomal protein S20, which yields MANHKSAEKRIRRNERRREINKARVSRIRTFLKRVELAIASGDQSSARDALKAAQPEIQRGVTRGVYHKNTAARTLSRLSKRVKALA from the coding sequence ATGGCGAACCATAAGTCCGCCGAGAAGCGCATTCGTCGCAATGAGCGCCGGCGTGAAATCAACAAGGCACGGGTGAGCCGCATCCGCACCTTCCTGAAGCGTGTCGAGCTGGCAATCGCCAGCGGTGACCAATCGAGCGCAAGAGACGCGCTTAAGGCCGCTCAGCCGGAAATCCAGCGCGGCGTTACACGGGGCGTCTATCACAAGAATACCGCCGCACGTACGCTCTCCCGCCTATCCAAGCGGGTGAAGGCACTGGCCTGA
- a CDS encoding NifU family protein, with protein MFIQTEQTPNPATLKFLPGRPVMGETGTASFASAEEAQRSPLAERLFEVEGVTGVFFGSDFISVSKAEAQEWYLLKPAVLGVIMEHFVAGKDLLREAEADGNAAAETDSEVVSTIKELLDTRVRPAVAQDGGDIIFRGFEDGVVLLHMQGACAGCPSSTATLKMGIENMLRHYVPEVTEVRAVN; from the coding sequence ATGTTCATTCAGACCGAGCAAACGCCGAACCCGGCGACGCTGAAGTTCCTGCCTGGCCGCCCCGTGATGGGCGAGACAGGAACGGCGAGTTTCGCAAGCGCAGAGGAAGCTCAGCGTTCGCCGCTTGCAGAGCGGTTGTTCGAGGTCGAGGGCGTGACCGGCGTCTTCTTCGGCAGCGACTTCATCTCCGTCAGCAAGGCCGAGGCGCAGGAATGGTATCTCCTGAAGCCGGCGGTGCTGGGGGTGATCATGGAGCACTTCGTCGCCGGCAAGGACCTGCTGCGCGAGGCGGAAGCCGACGGGAACGCCGCAGCCGAGACGGATAGCGAGGTGGTTTCCACTATTAAGGAACTGCTCGACACGCGCGTCCGTCCGGCCGTGGCGCAAGACGGCGGTGACATCATCTTCCGTGGTTTCGAAGACGGAGTGGTGCTGCTCCACATGCAAGGCGCCTGTGCCGGCTGCCCCTCTTCCACCGCGACTTTGAAGATGGGCATCGAGAATATGCTGCGGCATTACGTGCCGGAAGTGACCGAGGTGCGCGCCGTCAATTGA
- a CDS encoding TIGR02186 family protein gives MGARGVLFAAVLAVTLATPLRAQSLIADLSEHLVAITTGFVGVDVLLFGAVQPPTDPELAGLPPGDVVVVVRGPERSQTLHRKAKVAGIWMNTASLTFGQVPSFYAVAANRPLEEIAEDTVLAANGIGLDHLDFDLPAAKASGSLREEWRQGLIRAKQREGLYAPDVGQVSLLGETLFRSAVYFPTNVPTGVYQAQVFLFRDGQVASAQVIPLSVSKIGLEAELFDFAHGQAGAYGLIAVILALMAGWAGHFIFRRD, from the coding sequence ATGGGTGCTCGAGGTGTCCTCTTCGCCGCGGTGCTGGCCGTGACGCTGGCAACGCCCCTGCGTGCCCAGTCTCTGATCGCCGACCTTTCGGAGCATCTCGTCGCGATCACCACCGGATTCGTTGGAGTGGATGTCTTGCTGTTTGGCGCCGTCCAGCCGCCCACCGATCCTGAGTTGGCAGGCCTGCCGCCGGGCGATGTCGTGGTGGTCGTGCGGGGACCGGAGCGCTCGCAGACTCTGCATCGCAAGGCGAAGGTCGCTGGCATCTGGATGAACACCGCAAGCCTGACCTTTGGGCAAGTGCCCAGCTTCTATGCCGTCGCGGCCAATCGCCCATTGGAGGAGATCGCCGAGGATACCGTGCTGGCGGCCAACGGGATCGGACTCGATCATCTGGATTTCGACCTGCCGGCGGCCAAGGCCAGCGGTTCCTTGCGCGAGGAGTGGCGTCAGGGCCTGATCCGCGCCAAGCAGCGCGAGGGCCTCTACGCGCCGGATGTCGGTCAGGTCAGCCTGCTCGGCGAGACCCTGTTCCGCAGCGCCGTCTATTTCCCCACGAACGTGCCGACAGGCGTTTATCAGGCGCAGGTCTTCTTGTTTCGAGACGGGCAGGTGGCGTCCGCCCAGGTTATTCCGCTGAGCGTCAGCAAGATCGGGCTGGAGGCGGAGCTTTTCGACTTCGCCCACGGCCAGGCGGGGGCTTACGGCCTGATTGCCGTGATCCTTGCGCTGATGGCAGGATGGGCGGGCCATTTCATTTTCAGGCGTGACTGA